Proteins from a genomic interval of Ptychodera flava strain L36383 chromosome 7, AS_Pfla_20210202, whole genome shotgun sequence:
- the LOC139136309 gene encoding E3 ubiquitin-protein ligase TRIM33-like, which yields MGAITCPVCRRVHELTDNGVAGIQVNIFLNDLIALFEEQKSVNTSKKCDGCEQGDVTKYCTVCLFDFCSICATAHGKLPATKSHRLLCFDEYMAAKSNDPASVQPPVYCNTHQEYPVEFYCDTCNRTICLRCIALDHPLTKHQYRCVKDAAKEFTKNLHMVIDKVKVKESEASNSKLKVQQIFEPLEKSFQREEESLRKHIRQTTDEITRLIQENGNKLLTELKGEYEKRRVNLTEQLKELDIGKNDLTSTR from the coding sequence ATGGGCGCCATTACCTGTCCAGTATGCCGTAGAGTTCATGAACTCACCGACAATGGCGTGGCAGGAATCCAGGTCAACATCTTCCTGAATGATTTAATCGCACTATTTGAAGAACAGAAGAGCGTAAACACTTCAAAGAAATGCGACGGATGTGAACAAGGCGATGTGACAAAGTACTGTACCgtctgtttgtttgatttttgcagTATCTGCGCCACAGCACATGGTAAGCTTCCCGCAACGAAATCTCATCGCCTTCTCTGCTTTGATGAATATATGGCGGCAAAGTCCAATGACCCAGCCTCTGTTCAGCCTCCTGTCTATTGTAACACACATCAAGAGTACCCGGTCGAATTCTATTGTGATACCTGCAACAGGACAATCTGTCTGAGGTGTATTGCATTAGATCATCCTCTGACAAAACACCAGTACCGATGTGTCAAAGATGCCGCAAAGGAATTCACCAAAAACTTACACATGGTCATtgacaaagtgaaagtgaaagaatcTGAAGCTAGCAATAGTAAACTCAAAGTGCAGCAAATATTTGAGCCTCTAGAAAAGTCTTTCCAAAGAgaagaggaaagtttgagaaaacacATCCGTCAAACCACTGATGAAATAACGCGTCTGATACAAGAAAATGGCAACAAACTACTGACAGAGTTGAAAGGTGAATACGAAAAACGAAGAGTTAACTTGACTGAACAATTGAAAGAACTAGACATTGGTAAAAATGATCTGACAAGTACTCGTTGA
- the LOC139136310 gene encoding tripartite motif-containing protein 2-like, which produces MTLKTRVDIEGEHELSVTVCKKPVEGSPVNIKVIAKKGLVCKFGEMGSGIGQFNGLQGMTMMRNGDVLVAENNNQRLQSFTVNGRHRKMFKFANVSNFYPYDAAVSVNGNVFTTDAGNKQVIVCDENGELIRCFGKGNIKYSIGIAINPVNGKVYVVEFSAHCIHIYDQDGNHIKSFGSNGSQKGQLSYPYFVCIDNTGNVYVSDSGNHRIQVFNGDGQFLYRFGSRGSGHGRMNWPQGVAVDKHGYVYVAEYNNNRIVKYESNGKFVCRIDDVSDALNHPIGICVTDDERVIVSDYGNSCIKVFTQ; this is translated from the coding sequence ATGACTTTGAAAACACGTGTAGATATAGAGGGGGAACATGAATTGTCAGTGACAGTGTGTAAGAAACCAGTAGAAGGATCACCGGTTAACATTAAGGTTATCGCTAAGAAAGGGTTGGTGTGTAAGTTTGGGGAGATGGGTTCAGGGATTGGTCAGTTTAATGGTTTACAGGGGATGACAATGATGAGAAACGGTGACGTGTTGGTTGCTGAGAATAACAATCAAAGATTACAAAGTTTTACTGTAAATGGAAGACATCGGAAGATGTTCAAGTTTGCAAATGTCAGTAATTTCTATCCCTATGATGCAGCTGTATCAGTGAATGGTAATGTCTTTACTACAGATGCTGGAAATAAGCAGGTAATTGTCTGTGATGAGAATGGTGAACTAATCAGGTGTTTTGGAAAGGGTAATATTAAATATTCTATTGGTATCGCTATCAATCCTGTCAATGGGAAGGTTTATGTTGTTGAATTTAGTGCTCACTGTATTCACATTTACGATCAAGACGGCAATCACATCAAATCATTCGGTAGTAATGGAAGTCAGAAGGGTCAGTTGAGCTATCCCTACTTTGTCTGTATTGACAACACCGGCAATGTCTATGTATCAGATAGTGGTAACCATAGAATCCAAGTGTTCAATGGTGATGGTCAGTTCCTCTATAGATTTGGCTCCCGTGGAAGTGGTCATGGTCGGATGAACTGGCCCCAGGGAGTTGCTGTGGACAAACACGGCTATGTGTATGTCGCAGAATACAACAATAACAGAATTGTGAAATACGAATCGAATGGTAAATTTGTTTGCCGTATCGATGATGTAAGTGATGCTCTTAACCATCCCATTGGTATCTGCGTCACTGACGATGAAAGAGTTATAGTTAGTGATTACGGTAACAGTTGCATTAAAGTTTTCACACAATAA